One Ignavibacterium album JCM 16511 genomic region harbors:
- a CDS encoding type 1 glutamine amidotransferase domain-containing protein — MKGKLSGKNILMFVDDLYEDLELWYPKLRMTEEGANVVVAGKEKGKIYSGKHTYPCRAYASFDELNDKDFDALIIPGGFAPDKLRREENVLKLTRNFFKSGKLVAHICHAGWIPISAGIMKGFKCTSTPGIKDDLTNAGAIWIDEPVVVDRNMISSRRPDDLPDFCKAIIEYLSK; from the coding sequence TGATGATCTTTATGAAGATCTGGAACTATGGTATCCGAAACTCAGAATGACTGAAGAGGGTGCAAATGTAGTTGTAGCCGGCAAAGAAAAAGGAAAAATTTATTCGGGCAAACATACTTATCCCTGCAGAGCTTATGCTTCATTCGATGAATTAAATGATAAAGACTTTGATGCTTTGATAATTCCCGGCGGATTTGCGCCTGATAAATTGAGAAGAGAAGAAAATGTTCTAAAACTTACAAGAAACTTTTTTAAGTCTGGTAAACTCGTTGCTCATATCTGTCACGCTGGATGGATTCCGATTTCTGCAGGAATTATGAAAGGATTCAAATGTACTTCAACACCAGGAATAAAAGACGACTTAACAAATGCTGGCGCAATCTGGATTGATGAACCGGTTGTAGTTGACAGAAATATGATTTCAAGCCGCAGACCTGATGATTTACCTGATTTCTGCAAAGCAATTATTGAATATCTTTCTAAGTAA
- a CDS encoding alpha-amylase family glycosyl hydrolase, whose protein sequence is MITFRKVFILFISVCTFIFPQTKTPEWAFNKTIYEVNLRQFSEEGNFDGFRKHLPRLKELGVGILWFMPIHPIGELNRKGSLGSYYSVKDYLDVNPEFGTIDDFKELVKEIHSLGMYVIIDWVANHTAWDHQWTKTHPDFYNRDNKGNFIPPVDDWSDVIDLNYENKALWSEMINALKFWVTECDIDGYRCDVAGIVPIEFWIEAREQLDKIKPVFMLAEWDTPEMHFAFDMTYDWNMHKTMNEVAKGKKSADEIINHIQKDRENYPSYAFRMQFTDNHDENSWNGTVFERLDDAAECFAVLTFLIPDMPLIYSGQEAGLNKRLSFFEKDPIDWKEHKFFALYKSLIELKKSNELLHCGIKGGKIEFIPNNNQKNILALARVKEDKILFAVFNLSETPSEVFLNDNRLSGTFTNFFTKEKVNLEQSFKTKLDAWSWQVFIK, encoded by the coding sequence ATGATAACCTTCCGAAAAGTTTTTATTCTATTTATATCAGTGTGCACTTTTATTTTTCCGCAAACTAAAACTCCCGAATGGGCTTTTAATAAAACAATTTATGAAGTAAATCTTCGTCAGTTTTCTGAAGAAGGAAATTTTGATGGATTCAGGAAACATCTTCCGCGATTGAAAGAACTTGGAGTTGGAATACTTTGGTTTATGCCAATTCATCCAATCGGTGAATTAAACAGAAAAGGTAGTTTAGGAAGTTATTACTCAGTAAAGGATTATCTCGATGTTAATCCTGAATTCGGAACAATAGATGACTTTAAAGAACTTGTTAAAGAAATTCATTCACTTGGAATGTATGTTATTATTGATTGGGTTGCCAATCATACTGCCTGGGATCATCAATGGACCAAAACTCATCCGGATTTTTATAATAGAGACAATAAAGGAAATTTTATTCCCCCTGTAGATGATTGGAGTGATGTTATTGATTTGAATTATGAAAATAAAGCACTCTGGAGTGAAATGATTAACGCATTGAAATTCTGGGTTACCGAATGTGACATTGATGGTTATCGTTGTGATGTTGCAGGAATAGTACCAATCGAATTCTGGATTGAAGCAAGAGAACAGCTCGACAAAATAAAACCAGTTTTTATGCTTGCTGAATGGGACACTCCGGAAATGCATTTTGCTTTTGATATGACTTACGATTGGAATATGCACAAAACCATGAACGAAGTTGCTAAGGGAAAGAAAAGTGCTGATGAAATAATTAATCATATTCAAAAAGATCGGGAAAACTATCCATCTTATGCTTTCCGGATGCAGTTCACAGATAACCATGATGAAAATTCCTGGAACGGAACTGTGTTTGAAAGACTTGATGATGCAGCAGAATGTTTTGCAGTTCTTACTTTTCTGATTCCTGATATGCCATTGATTTACAGTGGTCAGGAAGCTGGCTTAAATAAAAGATTATCCTTCTTTGAAAAAGATCCTATTGATTGGAAAGAACATAAATTTTTTGCATTGTACAAATCTTTGATTGAACTGAAAAAATCAAATGAACTTTTACATTGTGGAATTAAGGGAGGAAAAATTGAATTCATCCCAAATAATAACCAGAAAAACATTCTAGCGCTCGCTCGTGTAAAGGAAGATAAAATTTTATTCGCAGTTTTTAATCTTTCGGAAACTCCTTCTGAAGTTTTCCTAAACGATAATCGACTTTCGGGAACCTTCACAAATTTCTTTACAAAAGAAAAGGTTAATTTAGAACAATCGTTTAAGACTAAGCTTGATGCCTGGAGTTGGCAAGTATTTATCAAATAA